One genomic segment of Mycolicibacterium psychrotolerans includes these proteins:
- a CDS encoding acyl-CoA dehydrogenase family protein: MNTWTTPEREDLRKTVRAFAEREVLPHVKEWERVGELPRDLHRKAAAAGLLGAGFPEAVGGEGGDGADAVVICEEMHQSGAPGGVFASLFTCGIAVPHMIASGDERLIEEYVRPTLRGEKIGSLAITEPGGGSDVGHLTTRAVREGDEFVLNGAKTYITSGVRADYVVTAARTGGPGAAGVSLIVVDKDGPGCSPGLQVSRKLDKMGWRSSDTAELSYTDVRVPVTNLVGTENTGFLQIAAAFVSERVGLAAQAYSSAQRCLDLTVDWCRNRETFGKPLIARQSVQNTLSEMARRIDVARVYTRSIVERQLAGETNLITEVCFAKNTAVEAGEWVANQAVQLFGGMGYMAESEIERQYRDMRILGIGGGTTEILTALAAKTLGFQP; encoded by the coding sequence GTGAACACCTGGACCACGCCGGAACGGGAAGACCTCCGAAAGACCGTGCGCGCCTTCGCCGAACGCGAAGTACTGCCCCACGTCAAGGAGTGGGAGCGGGTCGGCGAACTCCCCCGCGACCTGCACCGCAAGGCCGCGGCCGCCGGCCTGCTCGGCGCAGGCTTCCCCGAGGCGGTCGGCGGTGAGGGCGGTGACGGCGCCGACGCCGTGGTCATCTGCGAGGAGATGCACCAGTCGGGCGCGCCCGGGGGCGTGTTCGCATCGCTGTTCACCTGCGGCATCGCGGTGCCGCACATGATCGCCTCCGGAGACGAGCGGCTGATCGAGGAGTACGTGCGTCCCACCCTGCGCGGCGAGAAGATCGGCTCGCTGGCGATCACCGAACCCGGTGGCGGCTCCGACGTCGGGCACCTCACCACCCGAGCGGTCCGTGAGGGTGACGAGTTCGTCCTCAACGGCGCCAAGACCTACATCACCTCTGGGGTACGGGCCGACTACGTCGTCACCGCGGCCCGCACCGGCGGACCTGGCGCGGCCGGCGTCTCCCTGATCGTCGTCGACAAAGACGGCCCCGGATGCTCGCCTGGGTTACAAGTGAGCCGCAAGCTCGACAAGATGGGCTGGCGGTCGTCGGACACCGCCGAACTGTCCTACACGGACGTCCGCGTGCCGGTCACCAACCTCGTCGGCACCGAGAACACCGGGTTCCTTCAGATCGCCGCGGCGTTCGTCTCCGAGCGCGTCGGCCTTGCCGCGCAAGCCTATTCGAGTGCCCAGCGGTGCCTGGACCTCACCGTCGACTGGTGCCGCAACCGCGAGACCTTCGGCAAGCCGCTGATTGCCCGGCAATCGGTGCAGAACACGCTGTCCGAGATGGCGCGCCGCATCGACGTGGCCCGCGTCTACACCCGCAGCATCGTCGAACGTCAGCTCGCGGGCGAGACCAATCTGATCACCGAGGTGTGCTTCGCCAAGAACACCGCGGTCGAGGCCGGCGAATGGGTGGCGAACCAGGCGGTGCAGCTGTTCGGCGGCATGGGCTACATGGCCGAGTCCGAGATCGAGCGGCAGTACCGGGACATGCGCATCCTCGGCATCGGTGGCGGCACCACCGAGATCCTGACCGCGCTGGCCGCCAAGACGCTGGGCTTCCAGCCATGA